agaagttgGGGAAGAAGTAGGTGAAACCTGTTTCTCATCAATAACACATTTAAcatgaataatttttttagttttattatcaatttgaaCTCCTCTATACATCCAATCCTCCGACTCTCCATCCCAAAACTTTTCAAACTTTTCTCTACATACTGGACAACTTGTTTGATCATCATCAGCAACCAATGTTGGCTCGATCTTTACTTCAACTTCTTTTTTggtatcattaaaaaatggaattgctaattattattattattattttttttttttccaattacaaaattttaaaaataatttaaatttaaatataaatagaatattaaagatattaaaataataagggcataaaattttaaaataatttaaatataaatataaatagaaatattaaaataataaatataaattttaaaaataatatatttaaaaaaaaaaaaaaaaaaaaaaaaaaaaaaaaataaaagtattagtttcaaaaatttatttttaatattattattattaattgttaattGTTAATTATTACTTACAAGGTTGCTCAGAGATATCGATGGATGgatcaaatttaaaacctATCCAAGATTCTTCTGGTAAATACCAAGCTCTTGACATTGGATGTTTAGCACGTTTCTTTATTCTTTGATTGACTTTATAATGATGGTCCATGTGTTGATCCATTTTGTCTTGAGTTTTAAATCTAGCTGAACATGTTTTACATTGCAATGGATAACCTTTATAAAGATCTTCATATAAACTATATTCACTCCTTTAatatatcaattttaaataaaattaaataaataaataatattaaaaaaaaaattaaaaaaaaattaatatatgggttgtattaaaaataaatagtgtAAATAAGATTTgtctttttctctttcccttttatgatttttttttttttttttttttttttttttttgagatttaccaaaaaaaaaaaaaataaaataaaaaaaaaagaggaaaaaaaaagaaaaaaaaaaagtaaagaaTAGTGATACacatattatatatatatgaatGAAAATATgcaaaaataaatactttttattatcaattgatccagatttgttgaaatttgattcaattgacAAAGGGGATTGAGAAGGAGACATTGATGATCTaaggttattattattattattgttgttattgttattattattattattattattattattattattattattattattattattattattattattattattattattattattattataattgatattattcATCATTGGTAAATTTGTTGATAGTTTTGGCTCGCCTAATTGATATTTATCTTGAAGtactttaaaatcaattttaagtTTATTATATTGTTGTGGGGTATGTGGACCTTTAAACAAAGTGTTTTTAAGTTGTTGaaggtaattttttaattcgtCAATTCCACTCTTCTCAGATGGTAGTCCTTCAAAAAACTCAATCaatgaaaagaaataattttgatcCAAAGTAATTTGTTGTGTATTGATGatttgttgaggttgttgttgaggtggTGTTATTTGTGACAATGGTGGAGATTGTGTTGCCTTTGGTATCATTgggaaattaatatttgcaATACTTGCAAAATATGATGGAATTGGGCTATTGTTacctttattaaaattattatccatatttggtgaattattattgtttgggttattcatattaaacatattattattattattattcatattattattattattcatattattattattattattcatattattaatattattattcatattattatgattatgatgattatgattatgattattcatattattgggcatattttgattataaaaGTTATTTGgcatattattgttattgttgttgttgaggttcATTGAATTCATTCCTTGGTTTCTATTCAtgatattttgattattattcatattgttcatgatattttgattattgttCATCATTCTATTGTTGTTCATATTGTTCATCATGTTTTGATTATTGTTCATCATATTCATATTGTTCATATTACCCATATTATTCATTCCATTCATCATATtcatattattgttattattattcataccGTTCATACCGTTCATATTATtcatcatattattattattattgttattgttattattcatattgttattattattaaatccaaAATTTTGAGGAGCGCTTCCTTTAAATCTTGGATCgattggttgtggttgttgatgaAAGTTTGGATTACCTTGCATTTGATTTTGAGTGTTGAATGGtctttgttgttggtttggGTTATTATTACCTTGGTTTTGGaatggtggttgttgttgttgttgattaatGGATGgtctttgttgttgatttggaTTACCTTGGAAATTAACTTGGTGTTGAGGGGTTGGACTAACTCTattttgaagttgttgttgttgttgcattggttgttgttgttgttgttgttgaattggcTGTTGTTGTGTTGGCTGTTGGTAGGTTGGTTTATTTGAAGTAGGGAGTGGTCTGCTACTAGTGCTGCTACTGGTGCTAGTGTTGTTGCTACCACTTTGCTTTTTTGGGAACATAATAGCAATTCTTTCAAATTCACTTgaaagttgttgttgaatttgagtTAAAAGAGCAGAATTGACCAAGGATCTTTCTTTCCAAATATTATAAAGGTTTAACATTGATGACTTGGTTTGATCGTCAAAGCCTTGGAATGAGCTTACATAGATATCGACAATATTCTTTGAAAATATGGAATTGTAAACTTTGCTAACATTTTTATTCAACGAGTCTAAAAGGTAAATTGAacat
This region of Dictyostelium discoideum AX4 chromosome 3 chromosome, whole genome shotgun sequence genomic DNA includes:
- the pcf11 gene encoding ENTH domain-containing protein (Similar to RPR) — protein: MTEEPQVSVGVVETQQPTSQQRNSSNSSSDNHNSSSFRGGRMEEKSHTDMINEFRAKLALKTNDAIIIKDLTQLSAIYKVIANEIATMVEEKIKESALPKTKLCSIYLLDSLNKNVSKVYNSIFSKNIVDIYVSSFQGFDDQTKSSMLNLYNIWKERSLVNSALLTQIQQQLSSEFERIAIMFPKKQSGSNNTSTSSSTSSRPLPTSNKPTYQQPTQQQPIQQQQQQQPMQQQQQLQNRVSPTPQHQVNFQGNPNQQQRPSINQQQQQPPFQNQGNNNPNQQQRPFNTQNQMQGNPNFHQQPQPIDPRFKGSAPQNFGFNNNNNMNNNNNNNNNNMMNNMNGMNGMNNNNNNMNMMNGMNNMGNMNNMNMMNNNQNMMNNMNNNRMMNNNQNIMNNMNNNQNIMNRNQGMNSMNLNNNNNNNMPNNFYNQNMPNNMNNHNHNHHNHNNMNNNINNMNNNNNNMNNNNNMNNNNNNMFNMNNPNNNNSPNMDNNFNKGNNSPIPSYFASIANINFPMIPKATQSPPLSQITPPQQQPQQIINTQQITLDQNYFFSLIEFFEGLPSEKSGIDELKNYLQQLKNTLFKGPHTPQQYNKLKIDFKVLQDKYQLGEPKLSTNLPMMNNINYNNNNNNNNNNNNNNNNNNNNNNNNNNNNNNNNNNNNNNLRSSMSPSQSPLSIESNFNKSGSIDNKKSEYSLYEDLYKGYPLQCKTCSARFKTQDKMDQHMDHHYKVNQRIKKRAKHPMSRAWYLPEESWIGFKFDPSIDISEQPSIPFFNDTKKEVEVKIEPTLVADDDQTSCPVCREKFEKFWDGESEDWMYRGVQIDNKTKKIIHVKCVIDEKQVSPTSSPTSSSSSSSSLLSPTSSLKRDSSQLNSNPQPIISILSDNNNEAENQNKKLKVDG